The Polaribacter sp. MED152 region GTAGTTACAATATCTAATGGTTTTAAAACAGTTACTTTGGCTTTTTCCCCAGCTTTAAAAGTACCAGCATTAATGGTAACTGCATCTAAAGAATTTACATCATCTTTAAGCTTTATGGTTAGATTTTGTAATAAACTAACTTCTGCAGTTTTGGTAAAGGTTTCAAAAGAAATAAAGGATACAACAATAGTTTGTGATTTATTTTCTTCGGTTTTGAAGCTAAATATTCCTTTTTCGTCAGTAGAAGTACCATCATAAGTGCCATCTAAATAAACACTTGCCCCGAAAATTGGGTTTCCTTTGCTGTCTAAAACTTTACCTGAAATAGTAGTTTGTGAATAGATAGATAATGAACAAAATAGGATTAGTAAATATAAAAATCGTTTCATGCTTTTGGTTTTTGATAGTACAAAAGTGAATCGATTTTAAGGGATAAAATAATTAGAAATACTGAGTTGTTATTTTTGATTGACGAATTGTAATTACGCTCTACTTGGTTTGTTTTGTAGTAAATAAAAAACTAAACCACCAATAAAATAGAGCAATGCATCTATAGGGTCTGAGGTATAACGAACTAGTTGATTGGGTAATAGGTACTCAAATATAAAGGCATAAAGTGCGCAAACATATAAAATGATTGGTAGCTTTAAAACAAAGTTAGTATCATTTCTAGACCATCTTAAAAATAGCAAACATACATAGAGCACTATTGGTATGATAAGAAAATCATTAAGATAATTATTTAACAATCTTGGTAGCGATAATTCTAAAGATTGAAAAATATAGACACTTGTGCCTAGTGTAAAAGATAAAATGCAAAAAATACTTAGCCTCAAATTCATATTAACCAGCAGCAACCATTGCAATTAACCAAGCTAAACCAGCACCAATTGCACTTACCACAGTTACCACAGAATAAATAAGCCAACCAATAATTCTATAAAATACATTATTGCTTTTTTTCAAACGTTCTGCAAGGTTCGGATTTTCTAATTCTTCAATAGCTTCATCTATTTGTTCTTGCTTAACTTCTGCAGCCTTTATTTCTCTCTTTTTTTCATCAGATATGAGTGTGTTACAGTTTTTGCAATACTCTCTATTGGTATTAAATACTCCACAATTAGGGCATTTTACAATTCTAGTGCTCATAGTTAAACAATATTTTTCTTTTTAAAAGGACGAATTATGAGGCGTGTTTCTCTATCAAATCGAATATAATTATACACCCAGTTTAAAAATACAATGGCTTTGTTTCTAAAGCCAATTAATGAAAATAAGTGAACAAACATCCATACAAACCAAGCGAAAACCCCTTGAAATTTCCATTTTGGCAAGTCTACTACAGCTTTATTTCTTCCTATTGTAGCCATAGAACCTTTATCATTATAAACAAAAGCTTTGGTTTTTTTATGAAATAGTTTAGCAATAATATTCTTGGCAACAAGTTTACCTTGCTGAATGGCTGGTTGAGCCATCATTGGGTGCCCATATGGATTTTTTTCTGATTTCATACAAGCAACATCACCAATAGCGTAAATGTTATCATAGTTTTCAACTTGATTAAACTCATTTACCCTATATCTTTCGACTCTCTCAATAATACAGCTAGAGTTTAATCCGTTAACAATTTCACCTTTTACACCTGCAGTCCAAATTACGGTTTCAGCTCTAAAATGGTCTTCACCATTTGTAGTTACAATTTTACCATCATAATTTAAAACACGAAGATTTTTCCAAACATTAACACCTAAACCAATCAAGAAATCTTCGGCTTTTTCAGAAGCTTCAGCACTCATACCCTTTAAAATTTCAGCAGAACTTTGTATGAGGTTTATTTGCATTTTTCTAATATCTAAATCTGGGTAATCTTTAGGTAAAATTCCCTTTTTCATTTCAGCTAAAGCACCAGCCAATTCTACTCCTGTTGGCCCTCCACCAACAATTACAAAATTCATTAAGGCATTGCGTTCTTCTAAATTATCGGTTAGTAATGCTTCTTCAAAATTTTCTAAAACCAAACTTCTAATGTCTAAAGCCTGTGGTACAGACTTCATTTCCATGGTGTTTTCTTGGATGTTTTTGTTCCCAAAAAAATTTGTTGTAGAACCAGTAGCAATGATTAATTCGTCGTAATCTAAATTTCCAATAGAGGTTTCTATGATTTTTTTATCAGGATGAATTTCTACAACCTCAGCCAATCTAAAAAAGAAATTTTTTACATCATTAAACCTTTTTCTAAGCGGAAAGGCAATAGAATCTGGCTCTAAACCACCTGTTGCTACTTGGTATAATAATGGTTGGAATGTATGATAGTTATGTTTGTCTACCAAAACAACTTGCAATTCTTGATTCTCTAACCCTTTTGCAGCAGCTAAACCTGCAAAACCTCCACCAATAATAACAACTCTAGGAAAACTTGACTGTGGTAAATTCATATCAATTTTTAATAAATCTAACACAAATTTACTGAAAAGAAAAGTGAATTATAATTCCTTCTAAGATTATCTTTAAAATGATAATCATATTGTTGAAACGATTATTTAAAGCTCGATTTAATTTGTACTAAGCTTTTATTGGTCGTTATAAATTCATCTACAATTTTGCGCTTTAAAATTGACGGTTTTTCATTGTAATAGGCTGTCCAGTTATCATTTTTAAGTAAATGCTTTATTTGTTTTACTTTTTTTTGCGCTTCAGAATAAGAAAATAACGCTTCTATTGTTGAAGAATTTTTAGGTTTTATTTCTGCAGAATTGTTAGTGTAATCAACTGAAATTGTAAAAAGTTTTTGGTTCGATAAAATAGGGTAGAAGTCTACCCAATTTGCATAGCCAATTACTTCACGTTGATTTTTATAAGATTGTTTAGAAATAAATTTCCACCTGCAATTGGCTACTCTTCCCCAATGATTAGATTTTCTAAAAACACCTTCTTCTGTATAGTAATATTTACTTTCAGATTTGCTTTTAAAGAATTTGTTGTCGGGAAAATTAAAATCATCTACCTCTTTAAATTCGCAAAAGGTGTGTTTAAAAAAGTTAGTTGAATTGTAGGTTTTTAAGTTCGACATTTATTTAATTACTAATTTGCGAGAAGGTTCACGCTCATAACCTTGAATAAAAATGGTGTCTTTTGTAAACTTGGCCTTTGCAAAGGCTGAGGTGTTTTCTGTATCAACCATACCTTTAAAAGTTAGATAATGAACATTGTTCACCATTTCATAACCACCTGCATGATTATGACCATTAAAGAAGAATTTTACATTTTTATAAGCTTTTATAATCTGTAAGAATTGTTCTCTATTCCAAATATTATGCTGATCTATAGGATAAATAGGAAAGTGACAATAAAAGCCTACATTTTGGTTTTTTGCTTTGGCTTCTTCTAATTCAGTTTTTACCCAATTTAATTGAGTCTTACTTAAACCACCATTGTATTTTTTAACATAAGGCAAGTTTTTATCTTTTAGTAGATTATAGAGAGAATCTGTTTGTTGCTTCTTAGTTTTAGTTGTTGAACCATAAAAGCTTAAATCATTTCCATCTAAGACAATAAATCTCCAATCACTTTTTGAAAAACTGTAGTATCTATTTTTTAAATCTAGCTTAGAAATAATTTTTTCTTTATTAGTTTCACCAACATCAAAATCATGATTTCCTAAAACGTGATAAGTATTAGATTTTAACTTGTGCCAAGTTGGTAAAATACTATCCAAACTTGCCATTTTTTGATCTATAAAATCACCCAAGTGAATGGTATAATTTAAAGAATCTTTATTTAGTTCTGTAACAGCGTCTTTTAGCCTTTGAGGTGATTTCTTGTAATAACGATCCCATTTAATTTCGCAATCACAATATTGACAATCAGCAATAATACCAATTTTAAAATCGGTGGTTTTATGAGTTGAGCAAGAGGTTATCAATACTAATATTGATAAAAAGAACAGTATGTTTTTCATGAGTTCAAAAATATATAAAATGATTAGTTTATAAATAAAAAACGCAATCAACTTAATGATTGCGTTTTACATTTATATAGACTCTAAATGGTTACATTTAGAAGGACTGCCTATTTTACTTCTTCAAAATCTACATCCTCTACATTATCTCCTTGATCTGCACTTGCATCTGGCTGACCTTGAGCTTGAGCTCCTTCAGCTCCTGCAGCACCACCTTGAGCAGCATACATTTCTTCAGAGGCAACTTTCCAAGCTTCATTAATCTTTTCCATTGCAGCATCAATCTGTGCAAGGTCTTTAGATTCATGAGCAGCTTTTAATTCAACTAAAGCAGCTTCAATTGGGTCTTTTTTATCCGCAGATAATTTATCACCAAATTCTTTTAATTGCTTTTCTGTTTGAAAAATCATAGAATCTGCAGCATTAATTTTTTCAGCAGTTTCTTTTGCAGCTTTATCAGCATCAGCATTTGCTTCTGCTTCTTGTCTCATCTTTTCAATTTCTTCTTCAGATAATCCTGATGAAGCTTCGATTCTAATTTCGTGAGACTTGTTAGTTCCTTTATCTAAAGCAGATACTTTAATAATACCATTTGCATCAATATCGAAAGTTACTTCAATTTGAGGTACACCTCTTTGTGCTGGTGGTAAACCATCTAGGTGAAAA contains the following coding sequences:
- a CDS encoding NAD(P)/FAD-dependent oxidoreductase translates to MNLPQSSFPRVVIIGGGFAGLAAAKGLENQELQVVLVDKHNYHTFQPLLYQVATGGLEPDSIAFPLRKRFNDVKNFFFRLAEVVEIHPDKKIIETSIGNLDYDELIIATGSTTNFFGNKNIQENTMEMKSVPQALDIRSLVLENFEEALLTDNLEERNALMNFVIVGGGPTGVELAGALAEMKKGILPKDYPDLDIRKMQINLIQSSAEILKGMSAEASEKAEDFLIGLGVNVWKNLRVLNYDGKIVTTNGEDHFRAETVIWTAGVKGEIVNGLNSSCIIERVERYRVNEFNQVENYDNIYAIGDVACMKSEKNPYGHPMMAQPAIQQGKLVAKNIIAKLFHKKTKAFVYNDKGSMATIGRNKAVVDLPKWKFQGVFAWFVWMFVHLFSLIGFRNKAIVFLNWVYNYIRFDRETRLIIRPFKKKNIV
- a CDS encoding metallophosphoesterase, yielding MKNILFFLSILVLITSCSTHKTTDFKIGIIADCQYCDCEIKWDRYYKKSPQRLKDAVTELNKDSLNYTIHLGDFIDQKMASLDSILPTWHKLKSNTYHVLGNHDFDVGETNKEKIISKLDLKNRYYSFSKSDWRFIVLDGNDLSFYGSTTKTKKQQTDSLYNLLKDKNLPYVKKYNGGLSKTQLNWVKTELEEAKAKNQNVGFYCHFPIYPIDQHNIWNREQFLQIIKAYKNVKFFFNGHNHAGGYEMVNNVHYLTFKGMVDTENTSAFAKAKFTKDTIFIQGYEREPSRKLVIK